GCCGCGATGTTCTTGGCCGCGGCGAAACCGGAAGCGGGAAGACGCTTGCATTTGCTATCCCGCTGGTTACTCGTCTTGGAGAACAGGGCCAGGGCGAGGCCGCGATGCGCGATTTCGAACGCATGGACCGCGGCGACCGCAAAGCGCAGAAGCGAGCGATGCTGCCTCATCCACATGGAATGATTCTTGCTCCTACGCGCGAATTGGTCAACCAGATCAATGAGGTCGTGGCTCCGCTCGCGGCCGCTTATGACATGCAGACTGTCACCATCTACGGAGGGGTGAAATACAGTCGTCAGATTTCCGAGCTCAAGGCCGGCGCCGAAATCATCGTCGCCTGCCCTGGACGTCTCGAGGATTTGCTGCGTCAAGGTGCGCTGTCCATTGAAGACGTGGAAGTGGCTGTGCTCGACGAAGCCGATGAAATGGCCGATATGGGCTTCCTGCCGTCCGTACAGCGCCTGCTTGAGCAGGTCGATCCGAACGGCCAGCGCATGCTCTTCTCCGCGACGCTCGACCATGGCGTCGACAAGGTCGTGAAGCAATTCCTGCACGACCCGAAGATTCACGAGATCGCGCCTGCCGACGCGCAGGTCGACACCATGACCCATCACGTCTTCGAGGTCTCGCAGGGTAACAAATACGAGGTCATCCGCGAGCTGGCCAGCGGCAAGGGCAAGCGCATCCTCTTCACCCGCACCAAGTACCAGGCCAAGAAAATGGCCGACAAGCTGGTCAAGGAGGGCATTCCCGCCGTCGATCTGCAGGGCAACCTTTCGCAGAACCAGCGCGACCGGCATCTGGCTGCGTTCACTTCAGGGGATGTCAACGTGCTGGTGGCCACTGATGTGGCCGCGCGCGGCATCGATGTCAGCGACGTGACGATGGTCGTGCAGACCGAGCCGCCGGAGGATCCGAAATCGTTCCTGCACCGTTCCGGGCGTACCGCACGTGCCGGCGAATCCGGCGATGTGGTGACGCTTGTGCTGCCGCAGCAGCGTCGTGATGCTCGTCAGATGTTGCATCGCGCTGGCATCAAAGTCAAGAGCCAGCAGATTGTTCCTGGAGCTCCCGAACTTGAAGAACTGGTGGGGGAGCATGCCCCGCTGGTCGAAGGCTGGACGCTGACGGTGCCGGTCGTCAATCGCAGGGCCGGCCGCACCGGGCGTGGCGGTCGCAACGAGGGCCGTGGTGGACGTGGTGGTTACGGACGTAAAGATCGTGGCGGGCGTCGTGACCGTAATAATCGGCATGGCGATTCCGGTCGCTCGTTCGGTAAGCGCGGCCGTGAAGATTCGTTCGAAGACGCCGGTGGTCGTGGTGGCAGCGATGGTGGATTCAACGATTCCCGAGATTTCAACGATTCACGTTCCCGCGGTGGGCGCCGTGATGGACACAAGAACCGCAACCCACGCTATGATGACAGCCAAGGCCCGATTGACGGCCGTTCCCCACGCGGTCGTCGCGATGACCGTCGTTCGCGCGGTTTCTACGACGACGATTTCCGCAAGGGAAGCGGCAAGCGGCATCATTCCGATTTCGATGATCGCGGCAAACGTGGTGGCAAGGGCAAGAATCGTTCTTATAGTGGCAAGCGTTCTGGCGGACGCAATGGCGGCTACTCCGATGGTTTTGGTGATTCCTACGGTTCCCGTAAGTCGAATCGCCACGGCGGTTATGGCAAGTCCGGCGGTCGTGGACGTGACGAAGGTTACGAAGGCGGACGCTTCGGTGGCCGCGGACGTGGCTATGACGAAGGCCGTTCCGGCAACCGCAATCAGCGCTCGCACAAGGCCGACGGCTTCCACCGCTCGCACGGCAAGCGCAATTCGACCCCGTTCCGCCGTTCGCGCTGAATAGGTGTTCTTATGGGCATCAATGCATTTTGAAACGATTGCT
This genomic stretch from Bifidobacterium sp. ESL0690 harbors:
- a CDS encoding DEAD/DEAH box helicase; its protein translation is MNNPDSYNSTKSKQAEEVAESAAAYAKTGDQPERTFAELGVPGPLVSVLARDGKTVAFPIQADTLGDSLAGRDVLGRGETGSGKTLAFAIPLVTRLGEQGQGEAAMRDFERMDRGDRKAQKRAMLPHPHGMILAPTRELVNQINEVVAPLAAAYDMQTVTIYGGVKYSRQISELKAGAEIIVACPGRLEDLLRQGALSIEDVEVAVLDEADEMADMGFLPSVQRLLEQVDPNGQRMLFSATLDHGVDKVVKQFLHDPKIHEIAPADAQVDTMTHHVFEVSQGNKYEVIRELASGKGKRILFTRTKYQAKKMADKLVKEGIPAVDLQGNLSQNQRDRHLAAFTSGDVNVLVATDVAARGIDVSDVTMVVQTEPPEDPKSFLHRSGRTARAGESGDVVTLVLPQQRRDARQMLHRAGIKVKSQQIVPGAPELEELVGEHAPLVEGWTLTVPVVNRRAGRTGRGGRNEGRGGRGGYGRKDRGGRRDRNNRHGDSGRSFGKRGREDSFEDAGGRGGSDGGFNDSRDFNDSRSRGGRRDGHKNRNPRYDDSQGPIDGRSPRGRRDDRRSRGFYDDDFRKGSGKRHHSDFDDRGKRGGKGKNRSYSGKRSGGRNGGYSDGFGDSYGSRKSNRHGGYGKSGGRGRDEGYEGGRFGGRGRGYDEGRSGNRNQRSHKADGFHRSHGKRNSTPFRRSR